A single Ctenopharyngodon idella isolate HZGC_01 chromosome 22, HZGC01, whole genome shotgun sequence DNA region contains:
- the flnb gene encoding filamin-B isoform X4, producing the protein MGDFKDSVTAAAINLADDAPWKKIQKNTFTRWCNEHLRSVELQISDLKFDLSDGLVLISLLEVLSHKRMFRKYHTRPTFRQLKLDNVSVALEFLDHEKVKLVSIDSKAIVDGNLKLILGLVWTLIQHYSISIPVWEDEANDSVSKLTPEMRLLGWIQNKVPELPITNFSQDWQDGKALGALVDGLAPGLCPDWESWDTVHRVSNTKEAMQQADDWLGIPQLIAPEEILDPAVDEQSVMTYLSLFPKARLKPGAPLKPKKVPKPKTCRATGRGLQSKGMRVGQLAEFKVDTCKAGPGNLEVLIRDPSGKAVSVRQKDALEGVYTFEYTPTAKGDHTVDITWAGQHIAKSPFKVHVGSEAGPQKIRAWGPGLEGGTVGLSADFLVESVGVDSGMLGFAIEGPSQAKITCDDHNDGSCLVRFWPTEAGEYAVHVMCDDEEIQDSPFMASIRLKRKDFHPEKVKVEGPGVSQTGCIVNLQTQFTVDTRQAGEGELKVCAQRADGECVDVSVASEQSGVFVCSYIPSSLSKHTISVAWGGVMVPGSPFIVTPRRIKMTLCSPVWFKPDGSEMCYSDEEMDLDEDFPDNVWPGGHGELVMNIISPSNVPGDATKVRAHGPGLKEGVLGEQAEFNIDTSRAGSGQLAIRVDGPCEVTLKCLDNQDGTCTVFYLPTEHGVYKINVLFDNSHITGSPFKAVIQKPIDPSKVLVTGPGLLQGKVGEPCIVNIDCAMAGSGDLSVQAVSDSGVIVPTEVKENEDGTYTAVYVPLTGGVYTLLLKYGGKVVPNFPAKVVVDPKVYKSHVKVSRQGGIVVGERETDTCQVVADGLGLQKGLAGHPNMFSVNASRSSVDDLGITVEGASECQMTCKDNGEGLYNVEYTPSVPGEYKITITCGEKNIPGSPFIASVEDVSNTADSGVCLQSGICLSTNTVTPHEIKYNGDGIYTASPAPSMEDRESLIDPQSPYGSSSPIPFQALPNCDCDRELPSAHGENMAEIIVPGFKGRICGRTSQTFTIGCSRNGEAPETVAVVRTDGSMELLELKKSGDGTYSVVYLPTMDGCHLLTVKFSKEETFNRQFKFQVLPIDDTAQVNVAGPGLTSGMCARHPQTFTVDSTSTKKVPQFVAIMTPDGLTEIFEVRDNGDWTYTVNYTPSMEGLHSLMVKYTEDASFCSPFEFRVLPMPDSDYKHHVGHGLRTPVFGLDLEAQLCVNTPQTFTIDGSSTGEPPETVAVVTPDGKIRDEDVLNKEEHSSQEGSVNSNAKAPQTSANSYSVAPETDTIVTANGSIKLSTDVMGNRDRTCKMTCAPNTENSVMDKYASEEALRSLSEFQADLTVENTEPKICTQIPQSFKINCSKSGKPPECALMITPNGKAELTEVKENPDGSYSVKYSPTVEGLHSLMVKYADDDSYCNPLRFHVLPHSASDDEHGINTTEVCRQLKEDVCAQIPQTFTACCNTNEAPETDMSKADGTRDLVGVLNNENRTYAATHTLSAEDSHSSADRNPSEEDFQSHQPSSSHASNSHIGFQNKAEGRTVIPLGAINQAGFISCDIVLPSDLSEGEITGEVITPSRKTTQPDVTDNKDGTIIIKFDPLEEGLHQLLIKSSGNDLPVLPLQYYANSLANRSTMAYGRGLVYGIANETATFTICQEDSALSDLDITIEGPSEADVRCLDNADGTCTVSYLPTEPGDYEIQVHHNDMPIQDGNMRRSQVKLGSAVDFTINVTEEDISQLTASIISPTGNDVPCLLKTQPDSHLGVSFIPREAGEHLVSIMKDGEHVGNSPISLSISQAEIGDSSKVKAFGPGLHTGHTFCMSEFVVDTWDAGYGGLTVVIEGPSKVDVHTEEMEHGTCNISYHPIKAGTYKISIKFSDEHIPGSPFTAVITDRGLMRENIMYKQKAAPIASIGSECSLAFKIPGTDAETLSAHIYEPSGTQGEAVIVATGSDTYAVSFLAKEIGVYNVTIKNQGQTISGCPLQYTVGPLGQGGCERIQVWGQSLQTALASVPADFNIWSREAGAGTLSVSVEGPGKIELHFDDRLDGSCIVSYTAQEPGDYEVSVMFNEEHISESPFLVSVSAATDKSLTQGQSGSDHNQTCNSYEEPSQSELEINISSDSSAEPVFLSNASKVICHGPGLSKGILGRKNTFYVDCSKAGQNLLFVGMHGPTVPCERLSIIHMGGHQYRINYAIKERGKYILAVKWGDEHIPGSPFHISVL; encoded by the exons ATGGGTGACTTTAAAGATAGTGTTACTGCAGCTGCAATCAACCTGGCAGATGATGCCCCATGGAAAAAGATACAGAAGAACACCTTCACACGCTGGTGCAATGAACACCTGAGGTCTGTGGAGCTGCAGATCAGCGATCTTAAGTTTGATCTGAGCGATGGCCTTGTCCTTATTTCACTGCTGGAGGTCCTGAGCCATAAGAGGATGTTTAGAAAGTACCACACGCGACCCACCTTCAGACAGCTCAAGCTAGACAATGTTTCGGTGGCTCTGGAGTTTTTGGATCATGAAAAGGTTAAGTTGGTGTCTATAG ACAGTAAGGCCATAGTGGATGGGAATTTGAAGCTGATCCTGGGTCTAGTTTGGACCTTGATACAGCATTACTCCATTTCCATCCCAGTGTGGGAGGATGAGGCAAACGATTCTGTCTCCAAACTGACTCCAGAGATGAGGCTTCTGGGATGGATCCAAAACAAAGTCCCTGAACTGCCTATCACTAACTTCAGCCAGGACTGGCAGGATGGCAAGGCCCTGGGTGCATTAGTGGATGGACTGGCACCAG GCTTGTGTCCTGACTGGGAGAGCTGGGATACAGTGCATCGGGTGAGCAACACTAAAGAAGCCATGCAGCAAGCAGATGACTGGCTTGGAATTCCACAG ctCATAGCCCCAGAGGAGATTCTTGATCCAGCCGTGGATGAGCAGTCAGTGATGACGTATCTCTCACTTTTCCCCAAAGCCAGACTGAAACCTGGAGCCCCACTCAAGCCAAAGAAAG tgccAAAACCCAAAACCTGTCGTGCCACAGGTCGGGGATTGCAGTCTAAAGGCATGAGAGTAGGTCAGCTGGCCGAATTTAAAGTGGACACCTGCAAAGCTGGGCCTGGAAATCTGGAGGTCCTTATTAGAGACCCTA GTGGCAAAGCAGTGTCTGTCAGACAGAAGGATGCACTTGAAGGTGTTTATACCTTTGAATATACACCCACTGCTAAAGGAGATCACACAGTGGACATCACCTGGGCTGGTCAGCACATTGCCAAGAG CCCATTTAAAGTCCATGTTGGTTCAGAAGCTGGTCCACAGAAGATCCGAGCATGGGGACCAGGATTGGAGGGAGGGACTGTGGGCTTGTCAGCAGATTTCTTGGTGGAATCTGTAGGTGTGGACTCTGGCATGCTGG GTTTTGCCATTGAAGGTCCATCTCAGGCAAAGATTACATGTGATGACCACAATGATGGCTCCTGCCTTGTGCGGTTCTGGCCGACTGAGGCCGGTGAGTATGCTGTACACGTaatgtgtgatgatgaagaaaTCCAGGACAGTCCCTTTATGGCTTCCATCAGACTTAAAAGAAAAGACTTCCACCCTGAAAAG GTGAAAGTAGAAGGACCCGGTGTTTCCCAAACTGGGTGCATAGTGAACCTCCAAACCCAGTTCACTGTAGATACCAGGCAAGCTGGTGAAGGAGAACTTAAAGTTTGTGCTCAG AGAGCAGATGGAGAATGTGTAGATGTTAGTGTTGCCTCTGAACAATCTGGTGTCTTTGTCTGCTCCTACATCCCTTCATCTCTCTCCAAACATACCATTTCTGTGGCTTGGGGAGGAGTCATGGTTCCTGGCAGTCCTTTCATT GTGACACCCCGCAGGATTAAGATGACACTGTGTAGTCCAGTCTGGTTTAAACCAGATGGATCAGAAATGTGTTACTCTG ATGAAGAGATGGACCTTGATGAAGACTTTCCAGACAACGTATGGCCTGGTGGTCATGGAGAACTTGTTATGAACATAATCAGCCCGTCAAACGTCCCAGGCGATGCCACAAAG GTAAGGGCTCATGGTCCAGGCCTAAAAGAAGGTGTTCTTGGAGAACAGGCAGAGTTTAACATTGACACAAGCAGAGCAGGCAGTGGACAACTTGCCATAAGAGTGGACGGACCCTGTGAAGTTACACTAAAATGTCTGGACAATCAAGATGGCACTTGTACAGTGTTTTACCTCCCCACAGAGCATGGAGTGTACAAAATAAATGTCCTTTTTGACAACTCTCACATAACTGGCTCTCCATTCAAGGCTGTTATACAGAAGCCAATTGACCCATCTAAAGTTTTGGTAACAGGCCCTGGTCTGCTACAGGGGAAAGTCGGGGAACCTTGCATTGTAAATATAGATTGTGCAATGGCAGGATCTGGAGATCTGTCTGTGCAGGCTGTCTCTGACTCAGGAGTCATTGTCCCAACCGAAGTGAAGGAGAATGAAGATGGCACATACACAGCTGTTTATGTGCCTCTAACTGGAGGCGTGTATACGCTGCTTTTGAAATATGGAGGAAAGGTGGTGCCCAACTTCCCTGCTAAAGTTGTTGTGGATCCAAAGGTCTACAAAAGCCATGTAAAAGTGAGCAGGCAAG GAGGTATTGTGGTTGGTGAAAGGGAAACTGACACATGCCAAGTTGTTGCAGATGGTTTAGGTCTCCAAAAGGGCCTTGCTGGACATCCTAATATGTTTAGTGTAAACGCCAG CAGATCTTCAGTTGATGATCTGGGTATAACAGTGGAGGGTGCGTCTGAGTGTCAGATGACATGCAAAGACAACGGTGAAGGCTTGTATAATGTGGAATATACTCCTTCAGTTCCTGGTGAATATAAGATCACCATTACCTGTGgagagaaaaacattccag GAAGTCCATTTATTGCATCAGTAGAGGATGTTTCAAATACTGCAGATTCTGGAGTCTGCCTGCAGTCAGGGATTTGTTTATCTACAAATACTGTTACTCCTCATG AGATCAAATACAATGGAGATGGGATTTACACAGCGAGTCCAGCTCCATCAATGGAAGACAGAGAGTCTCTCATAGATCCTCAGAGTCCTTATGGAAGCAGCAG tccCATCCCGTTCCAAGCTCTGCCTAATTGTGACTGTGATAGAGAGCTTCCCTCAGCTCATGGTGAGAATATGGCAGAGATTATTGTTCCAGGTTTTAAAGGTAGAATCTGCGGTAGAACTTCCCAAACTTTTACGATTGGCTGCAGTAGGAATGGAGAAGCACCTGAAACTGTTGCTGTGGTGAGAACTGATG GCTCCATGGAGCTCCTTGAGCTGAAAAAAAGTGGAGATGGCACTTATAGCGTTGTCTATTTGCCCACCATGGATGGCTGTCATTTATTAACAGTGAAATTCTCTAAAGAGGAGACTTTTAATAG acaGTTCAAGTTTCAAGTGTTGCCGATAGATGATACAGCTCAGGTTAATGTAGCAGGTCCAGGTCTGACATCAGGAATGTGTGCCCGGCATCCTCAAACATTTACTGTCGACTCCACCTCCACAAAAAAAGTTCCACAGTTTGTTGCCATAATGACACCAGATG GCTTGACTGAGATATTTGAGGTCAGAGATAATGGCGATTGGACATACACCGTGAACTACACCCCTTCAATGGAAGGGCTTCATTCTTTGATGGTCAAATATACTGAAGATGCTTCATTTTGCAG TCCTTTCGAGTTTCGAGTGCTGCCTATGCCTGATTCCGATTATAAGCATCATGTAGGTCATGGCTTGAGGACTCCAGTTTTTGGATTAGATTTAGAGGCACAGCTGTGTGTAAACACTCCTCAGACCTTCACAATTGATGGTAGTAGCACCGGAGAGCCACCAGAGACTGTAGCTGTTGTTACACCTGATG GCAAAATCAGGGATGAAGATGTCTTGAATAAAGAGGAACATTCCAGTCAGGAGGGAAGTGTCAATAGCAATGCTAAGGCTCCTCAAACATCCGCTAACAGCTACAGTGTGGCACCAGAGACTGACACCATAGTGACAGCTAATG GCTCAATCAAACTCTCCACAGATGTGATGGGCAACAGGGACAGAACTTGCAAGATGACTTGCGCaccaaatacagaaaattcTGTGATGGACAAATATGCCAGTGAAGAGGCTTTAAGAAG cCTCTCTGAGTTCCAGGCAGACTTAACTGTTGAAAATACAGAGCCAAAGATTTGTACTCAAATTCCTCAGTCATTCAAAATCAACTGTAGTAAATCTGGGAAGCCGCCTGAGTGTGCGCTGATGATCACCCCCAATG GAAAAGCTGAACTGACAGAGGTCAAAGAAAACCCAGATGGGAGTTACTCTGTGAAATATTCTCCCACCGTAGAAGGCCTTCACTCTTTGATGGTCAAATATGCTGATGATGATTCATACTGCAA TCCATTGAGGTTTCATGTCTTGCCTCACTCTGCTAGTGATGATGAGCATGGGATAAATACAACTGAGGTTTGTAGACAATTAAAGGAAGATGTCTGTGCTCAAATTCCTCAAACTTTCACAGCTTGCTGCAACACTAATGAGGCCCCAGAGACTGACATGTCGAAAGCTGATG GCACTAGAGATCTGGTTGGAGTGTTAAATAATGAGAACAGGACCTATgcagcaacacacacactctctgctGAAGACTCGCACTCCTCAGCTGACAGAAATCCCAGTGAGGAGGATTTTCAGAG TCACCAGCCATCATCCTCACACGCTTCAAACAGTCACATAGGTTTTCAAAACAAG GCTGAGGGCAGAACTGTAATTCCTCTTGGTGCCATTAATCAAGCAGGGTTTATATCCTGTGATATAGTCCTGCCATCAGACTTAAGTGAAGGTGAAATTACAG GTGAGGTGATCACACCGTCTAGAAAGACAACACAGCCTGACGTGACTGATAACAAAGACGGTACCATCATTATAAAGTTTGATCCTTTAGAAGAAGGTCTTCACCAACTACTTATTAAATCGTCCGGAAACGATCTACCAG TACTTCCACTGCAGTATTATGCAAATAGTCTTGCTAATCGCAGCACGATGGCCTATGGACGTGGCCTTGTGTATGGAATTGCAAATGAGACGGCAACATTCACCATCTGTCAGGAGGATTCAGCCTTGA GTGATCTGGACATCACAATCGAGGGTCCATCTGAGGCAGATGTGCGCTGCTTGGACAATGCAGATGGCACTTGTACTGTGAGCTACCTCCCAACTGAGCCTGGAGATTATGAGATCCAAGTTCACCACAATGACATGCCTATCCAAG ATGGAAATATGAGAAGGTCACAGGTAAAACTGGGCAGTGCTGTTGACTTCACCATCAACGTCACTGAAGAAGACATTAGCCAGCTCACTGCCAGCATCATATCACCCACAGGCAATGATGTACCCTGCTTACTGAAAACACAACCTGACAGCCATCTCG GTGTATCATTCATCCCCAGAGAGGCTGGTGAGCATCTGGTCAGCATCATGAAGGACGGTGAGCATGTGGGCAACAGTCCCATCTCTCTTTCCATCAGTCAGGCAGAGATAGGAGATTCCAGCAAGGTGAAGGCTTTCGGCCCAGGCTTACATACAGGGCACACCTTCTGCATGTCTGAATTTGTGGTGGACACTTGGGATGCAG GATATGGTGGGCTAACGGTTGTAATTGAAGGTCCCAGTAAAGTAGATGTTCACACTGAAGAGATGGAGCATGGAACGTGCAATATATCGTACCACCCAATCAAGGCTGGGACCTACAAAATCTCCATTAAATTTTCAGATGAGCACATTCCAG GGAGTCCTTTTACAGCTGTGATAACAGACCGTGGACTTATGAGAGAGAACATCATGTACAAACAGAAAGCAGCTCCTATTGCCAGCATTGGGAGTGAATGCAGCTTAGCCTTTAAAATCCCAG GTACTGATGCTGAGACCCTGTCTGCACACATCTATGAACCATCAGGAACTCAAGGAGAGGCTGTTATTGTTGCTACAGGCAGTGACACCTATGCAGTGAGCTTTCTAGCGAAAGAGATTGGAGTTTATAATGTAACCATAAAGAACCAAGGCCAGACAATCTCTGGCTGCCCACTCCAGTACACTGTCGGCCCACTTGGACAAGGAGGATGTGAAAGGATCCAGGTGTGGGGACAAAGCCTTCAGACAGCTCTGGCAAGTGTTCCAG CTGACTTTAATATTTGGTCCCGTGAGGCCGGAGCAGGAACTCTGTCTGTCTCAGTAGAGGGTCCTGGAAAGATTGAGCTCCACTTTGATGATCGGCTGGATGGTTCTTGCATTGTGTCCTACACAGCACAAGAGCCTG GTGACTATGAGGTTTCAGTCATGTTTAATGAGGAGCATATTTCCGAAAGCCCATTCCTTGTGTCTGTCAGTGCTGCCACAGATAAAAGTCTCACACAAGGACAAAGTGGCTCTG ATCATAATCAGACGTGTAACAGTTACGAGGAACCCTCTCAGTCAGAGTTGGAGATAAACATATCATCTGACAGCAGTGCTGAGCCAGTTTTCCTGTCTAACGCTAGTAAAGTCATCTGCCATGGCCCAGGCCTGAGTAAGGGCATTCTAGGAcgcaaaaacactttttatgtGGACTGCAGTAAAGCTG GACAAAACCTTCTCTTTGTCGGCATGCATGGCCCCACTGTCCCCTGCGAACGGTTGTCGATCATTCACATGGGCGGACATCAGTACAGGATCAACTATGCCATAAAGGAAAGGGGAAAGTACATATTAGCAGTGAAGTGGGGAGATGAGCATATTCCTGGATCTCCGTTCCATATTAGTGTTCTATGA